The genomic region TACCCCCTTGGCGGGGAAGTTTACACGTCCAAATCATATCGGGGTTTGAGGCTATCAATGAACGATCCATCGCCCTGTGATGATTCTTACAGAGGGCGATGCCGTTACGTGGGTGGTCATCTTGGCTTTCGGCAAAAGGAATGATGTGGGCGGTATCGACAACGGTATGGCCTCCTGGGAGGCGAATACGTAATCCACAGGGGGCCACCGATTCACCTGAATGAAACTGGTTGGAAGCCCTGAAAGCGGGGCTTGTGGACTCATCGACCGAAATTTCAGAAATAACAGGATTTTCATCGGGACGGGTGCGTCAAATTATCAGATTGATCAATTAACCACCTGAAATCCTTGCCCACTTCAAGTCTTTGGAGGGGGCAAAATCGTTAAGGGGCTTCTCAGAAAACAAGCTGAGAAGGATTGTTGCGATGAAGTCAGAGGATAAGCTGGAATATTTTGAGAGTGCTTTCGGGGTCAAAATCAGGGGCTAACTTGGTTCACTCGGTTCAACGAGTGAAACCAAGCACTTCCTGTTCAGGATCGTAAATTTCATAACCCATGGAGGAATAACCTTTCATCCGTTTTCTGAACATAGAGGCAAACATAGGAGCATTATCATCCACAATATCCTTTACGGCTCCCTTACGATTGAGACTTTGGATGATGGCAATATCAACTTTCTTTGTTGGCTTATTCTTTCCTCCGCCAATTTGACCAATTTCTTTGGGATCAATGTCCAGAAATGTTGAAATGCGGGCTTTCCATTGATCTAGGAGCTGTCTGCGATGCACGATAATGAGAGTATTTGTTTTTCTCCGCGCGATGATATTTGCCGCTACGACTGTTTTACCAAAAGCAGTTGCTGCACAGATGATACCCTCGTCATATTTCATTACCGCTCTGACAGCTCTTGTTTGATCCGAACGAAGCTCTCCTTGGAATTTTATACTAAGAGGTTCTCCCCCAAAGCGTTTGTCTTCTGTTAATACCTTTATCTCGTGAGTTTCGCAAAGTGTTTGGAGATCTTGAAGGCAACCACGGGGTAGAGCAATATGCTCAGAAAAATCCTCAGCACGGTGGACAAGCCGAGGTATGTTGGAGGTGGAAAATTTCATCGCCTGAGCTTGGTAGAATTCCGGATTATGAAATGCAGCAAGACGAATGATCCTGTTGATCAGAGCTGGAGGTAAGCTGGCTTTTTCAATGAAGAGCAGATTTGCCCGAATTGCTTTCACCTCTTCAGGCAGAATGCCGTCCAATGGTTCAGAGCAAAAATGCTCGGAAGGTTTTAGCTCCCAAGGTCTCTCAATTTTATCTCCATCTTCAAATCGATGACGCAGTCCGAGGAGATCTCCTGAAATATTGGCGACAATATCTTCAATCTGAAACGCAGTCATTTTTCTGACACCACCCAGATAAGCCCACTGGTCCTCGTAAGGAGTAAGATTTCGGTCAATGAAGACGCTACCTCCTTGTTGCCTTGGAATTTTTTGTAATGGTAATGCAATGAGGTTGCCGAAGCCACCTTTGGGCAAGGTGTCCTGGCTGGGAAAAAATCGGTCATAGGAATCAAGCCCCATTTCGGGACGTGATTCCATGGCATGGGTTAGGATCGCCGATCCCAGTTTACGAGCAAGTGAAGATTGAATAGGTTCACGAAAGAAAATCCACACGTGGCCTCCATTTCCGGAGCGTGATCGTTCCAAAGATGCAGAAACCCCCAAAGCATCGCATGAATTCAAAAACGCTAAACAGTCTTGTTGCCAAGATTTCTTGTCAAAATCAGCAGCAAGAAACCAACACCTGTCATCTTCTAAAATAGCGTATATTCCCATCGTGATCTTACCACTGAGGTGGTTGTGGATTACATGATTATCGACAGGTAAATACTGCCGTTCCTCCTTGGGCACAACTTCTCCCCAGTTTCTGTGATAGACAGGTGCATATCCGGCAGTGCCTTTCTGAGGGTTTTCCCAGCGAACGGAATAAACATCTTCCCGTCCACGAAAGAGTTGTCTGAAAAATTTGACCTTCTCATCTGAAGAAGAATGATTGTCTATAGACGAAGCACAGGTTTTATGCGGAGGCTGGGCTGTTGTCTTGGATTGGTAGTGGTTCAATTGCCTGTGAAGATCAGAATTTTCCTTCGTCAGACGTTTACACTCGGCTTCGAGCTCACGAATTCTGGCTTTTAATGGCTCGAACATGACTTCACTCCAGCAATTTTATGGGGCCACCTTGTAGCGTGTGGATCTTCCTTTCCCTTCAAGAATAAGCAGACGTTTATCGACCAGAGAAGAAAGTGTTCTTTTCATTGTGTTTCTGTTGGAATCCGTCAAAGCAACCATTTCACGGTTACTCAAACTATTGTGCTGCTCAAAAAGTGACAGGATTTCAAGTGCCAGAGGAGATAAGTCACTCGCCTGCATGATGCGATGGTCTTCCACTTTCCGAGCTAGAACCTCGCATTGTTTTGACAAAGTCCGCAGGAAGAAGACGATCCAAGCGTTCCAGTCTGGCGTAGTCTTAAATGATGTTTGCGTTGTTCTCAACGCTCTGTAATAGCTGTCTTTATTTTCTTCAATAATCCTCTCAATCGAGGCATATGGAACATACTCATACCCTGATTGAAGCAGAAAAAGTGTGGTGAGTGCCCGCGAAAGTCTGCCGTTTCCATCTTGGAAAGGGTGGATTGCTAGAAACCGGACAATAAAAACACCAATCCTCAGCAAAGAGTGAAGCTCATTGGACTGCCGCGTAGCTAGCTCCCATGCAAGGAGTTTCTTCATGTGTGCAGGAGTGTCGAAGGGGCTTGAAGTCTCAAAGACAATGCCTATCTGCTTACCATCGGGGTCGAAGGCTGC from Rubritalea squalenifaciens DSM 18772 harbors:
- a CDS encoding HNH endonuclease, coding for MAPCGLRIRLPGGHTVVDTAHIIPFAESQDDHPRNGIALCKNHHRAMDRSLIASNPDMIWTCKLPRQGGRLK
- a CDS encoding TOTE conflict system archaeo-eukaryotic primase domain-containing protein; this encodes MFEPLKARIRELEAECKRLTKENSDLHRQLNHYQSKTTAQPPHKTCASSIDNHSSSDEKVKFFRQLFRGREDVYSVRWENPQKGTAGYAPVYHRNWGEVVPKEERQYLPVDNHVIHNHLSGKITMGIYAILEDDRCWFLAADFDKKSWQQDCLAFLNSCDALGVSASLERSRSGNGGHVWIFFREPIQSSLARKLGSAILTHAMESRPEMGLDSYDRFFPSQDTLPKGGFGNLIALPLQKIPRQQGGSVFIDRNLTPYEDQWAYLGGVRKMTAFQIEDIVANISGDLLGLRHRFEDGDKIERPWELKPSEHFCSEPLDGILPEEVKAIRANLLFIEKASLPPALINRIIRLAAFHNPEFYQAQAMKFSTSNIPRLVHRAEDFSEHIALPRGCLQDLQTLCETHEIKVLTEDKRFGGEPLSIKFQGELRSDQTRAVRAVMKYDEGIICAATAFGKTVVAANIIARRKTNTLIIVHRRQLLDQWKARISTFLDIDPKEIGQIGGGKNKPTKKVDIAIIQSLNRKGAVKDIVDDNAPMFASMFRKRMKGYSSMGYEIYDPEQEVLGFTR
- a CDS encoding Fic family protein, whose translation is MEVTVNITPEILQLIASIDEFKGRWQALGAIDRDRLTQLRKTATIESVGSSTRIEGSKMSDAQVETLLANIEIEKFTSRDEQEVAGYAKVMDLIFDSWEFLNVDENHLLQLHSTLLVHSTKDERHRGAYKTLDNHVAAFDPDGKQIGIVFETSSPFDTPAHMKKLLAWELATRQSNELHSLLRIGVFIVRFLAIHPFQDGNGRLSRALTTLFLLQSGYEYVPYASIERIIEENKDSYYRALRTTQTSFKTTPDWNAWIVFFLRTLSKQCEVLARKVEDHRIMQASDLSPLALEILSLFEQHNSLSNREMVALTDSNRNTMKRTLSSLVDKRLLILEGKGRSTRYKVAP